Proteins co-encoded in one Methanobacteriaceae archaeon genomic window:
- the hacA gene encoding homoaconitase large subunit, whose amino-acid sequence MNITEKILSQRAGHEVTPGEIIEIPVDLAMSHDGTSPPAIKTFEKIAEKVWDPEKIALIFDHNVPANTIGSAEFQEVCRDFIKKQNITKNYIHGEGICHQVVPEMGLVEPNMVIVGADSHTCTYGAFGAFSTGMGATDLAMVWATGKTWFMVPEAIKMEIEGELNPSIAPKDIILNIIGDIGIAGATYKTAEFCGETIEKMGVEGRATMCNMAIEMGAKNGIMEPNREVIDYVCQRTGKKESELSIVKSDEDAIYSKEMHFDITDMEPQIACPNDVDNVKGISQVEGTFVNQCLIGSCTNGRLSDLKDAAELLEGNKIHNDTRLLIFPASREIYKQSIELGYIDTFIDAGAIICNPGCGPCLGAHMGVLSEGEACISTTNRNFKGRMGDTKSSVYLSNSKVVAASAIKGVITDPKDL is encoded by the coding sequence ATGAATATTACTGAAAAAATATTATCACAAAGAGCAGGTCATGAGGTAACACCTGGAGAAATTATTGAAATTCCAGTTGACCTTGCAATGTCTCATGACGGAACTTCCCCACCAGCTATTAAAACATTTGAAAAAATAGCTGAAAAAGTATGGGATCCTGAAAAAATAGCTCTCATATTTGACCACAACGTTCCTGCAAACACAATTGGTTCTGCAGAATTCCAGGAAGTTTGCCGTGACTTTATTAAAAAACAAAACATTACTAAAAACTATATTCATGGTGAAGGAATTTGTCATCAGGTTGTTCCCGAAATGGGATTAGTTGAACCGAATATGGTTATTGTTGGTGCTGATTCACATACCTGTACCTACGGTGCTTTTGGAGCATTTTCAACAGGAATGGGTGCTACTGACCTTGCAATGGTTTGGGCAACTGGTAAAACATGGTTTATGGTTCCTGAAGCTATTAAAATGGAAATTGAAGGTGAATTAAATCCATCTATTGCACCAAAAGATATTATCTTAAACATTATCGGAGATATTGGAATTGCTGGTGCAACATATAAAACTGCAGAGTTTTGCGGTGAAACCATTGAAAAAATGGGTGTTGAAGGAAGAGCAACCATGTGTAATATGGCTATTGAAATGGGTGCTAAAAACGGTATAATGGAACCAAACCGTGAAGTTATTGATTATGTATGTCAAAGAACTGGTAAAAAAGAATCTGAATTAAGTATTGTAAAATCAGATGAAGATGCAATTTATTCAAAAGAAATGCACTTTGACATAACTGACATGGAACCTCAAATTGCATGTCCAAATGACGTGGACAATGTTAAAGGAATTTCCCAAGTAGAAGGAACCTTTGTAAATCAATGTTTAATTGGATCATGTACTAACGGTAGACTTTCCGATTTAAAAGATGCAGCAGAGTTATTGGAAGGAAACAAAATCCACAATGACACAAGATTACTTATTTTCCCTGCTTCAAGAGAAATCTACAAACAATCTATTGAATTAGGATACATCGATACATTCATAGACGCAGGAGCTATTATTTGTAACCCTGGTTGTGGCCCATGTCTTGGAGCACATATGGGAGTATTATCAGAAGGAGAAGCATGTATTTCTACTACCAACAGAAACTTCAAAGGTAGAATGGGAGATACAAAATCTTCAGTATACTTATCCAATTCAAAAGTAGTGGCAGCTTCTGCAATTAAAGGTGTCATTACCGATCCAAAAGATTTATAG
- a CDS encoding chorismate lyase translates to MSEPKNEANRDIMDKISRVEEEYGKTFSNTQKILLTTDGSITAILDVLYGKITLSTLDQHFEDADKDHAKLVNVDEGEEINYREVIMHRNGRPLIYAISHIPLSRCTKDICTDLIRADIPIGRILKNYNIESRREINNIYIEKPNDTLKELFDTDEDMLARDYVIIHHDQILMWIKEVFPISYFTEI, encoded by the coding sequence ATGTCAGAACCAAAAAATGAAGCAAACAGAGACATCATGGATAAAATTAGCCGTGTTGAAGAAGAATATGGTAAAACCTTCTCCAACACTCAAAAAATTTTATTAACAACTGATGGATCAATTACAGCAATTTTAGACGTATTATATGGTAAAATTACCCTCTCAACACTTGATCAGCACTTTGAAGATGCTGATAAAGACCATGCTAAATTAGTTAATGTTGATGAAGGTGAAGAGATTAATTACCGTGAAGTAATAATGCACAGAAACGGAAGACCTTTAATTTATGCAATATCTCACATCCCGTTATCCAGATGCACAAAGGACATCTGTACTGACTTAATCAGAGCAGACATACCAATCGGTAGAATCTTAAAAAATTATAATATCGAATCTAGAAGAGAAATCAACAATATTTACATTGAAAAACCTAATGACACTTTAAAAGAATTGTTTGATACTGATGAAGATATGCTTGCAAGAGACTACGTCATTATCCACCATGACCAAATTTTAATGTGGATTAAAGAAGTATTCCCTATTAGCTATTTTACTGAAATATAA
- the fen gene encoding flap endonuclease-1 yields MGVKLKDIVEPESISFKDLEGRTVSIDAFNTLFQFLSTIRQRDGRPLTDENGNITSHLSGILYRNSSMIEKDIKPIYIFDGQAPELKSETQAKRREIRDEAEKIYKDALAKGDTEKARKFAMRSSKLSPEIIESSKKLLTLMGIPYIDAKGEGEAQAAYLVQNGDAYAVASQDYDCLLFGAKRVVRNLAVNSNLGNLEYYQLNKVLKELNVTREELVDMGILIGTDFCDGLKGVGAKTALKLAHKGQLKEKIAELQKQSSHDLDEVREIFLNHNVNTDYKIKWEKPNKDKIIEFLCYEHGFSEDRVSKASDKLKNLNSSQGSLDAWF; encoded by the coding sequence ATGGGTGTTAAACTAAAAGATATTGTTGAACCTGAGTCTATTAGCTTTAAGGATTTAGAAGGAAGAACTGTTTCTATTGATGCATTCAATACACTTTTCCAATTCTTATCTACAATCAGACAGCGTGATGGAAGACCACTAACAGATGAAAACGGAAACATCACATCACACTTAAGTGGAATATTATATAGAAACTCCTCAATGATTGAAAAGGACATAAAACCAATTTATATCTTTGATGGACAGGCACCTGAACTTAAAAGTGAAACACAGGCTAAAAGAAGAGAGATTCGAGACGAAGCTGAAAAAATCTATAAAGATGCACTAGCTAAAGGAGATACTGAAAAAGCCCGTAAATTTGCAATGAGATCATCTAAATTATCTCCCGAAATTATTGAATCTTCTAAAAAGCTATTGACATTAATGGGAATTCCCTATATTGATGCTAAAGGTGAAGGTGAAGCACAGGCAGCATATCTTGTTCAAAATGGAGATGCATATGCTGTTGCATCACAAGATTATGACTGTTTATTATTTGGAGCAAAAAGGGTTGTTAGAAACCTTGCAGTTAATTCAAATCTTGGAAACTTGGAATATTACCAATTAAACAAAGTTTTAAAAGAACTAAATGTAACACGTGAAGAATTAGTCGATATGGGAATTTTAATCGGAACTGATTTTTGCGATGGACTTAAAGGAGTTGGTGCAAAAACAGCACTTAAATTAGCGCATAAAGGACAGCTAAAAGAAAAAATAGCTGAACTTCAAAAACAGTCCAGTCATGATTTAGATGAAGTTCGTGAAATCTTCTTAAACCATAATGTAAATACTGACTATAAAATCAAATGGGAAAAACCTAATAAAGACAAAATTATTGAGTTTTTATGTTATGAACATGGTTTTTCCGAAGATCGTGTTTCCAAGGCTTCAGATAAACTTAAAAATTTAAATTCCTCACAGGGAAGTCTTGATGCCTGGTTTTAA
- a CDS encoding PH domain-containing protein produces MARFCKNCGKELEEGSIFCNECGTKFGESKLSSNYSKTSTNQSFKKYSISMIDGEEVIRSSQIHVGCLYLPLIIMGIGLMIGVMTIIASIYYGAFGPIVIFSFLNIFTIVGLIWFIIRFYGYKTNDLILTNKRVFGKCGLISTTQMQSSLNKIDSVSFSNGLIGKIIGYGTVQITTQSSVFKFRYIREGQTLYSDIFNQIEIYVKEKVEENAKAIARAIKNE; encoded by the coding sequence ATGGCAAGGTTTTGTAAAAACTGTGGAAAAGAATTGGAGGAAGGTTCTATTTTTTGTAATGAATGCGGAACCAAATTCGGTGAATCCAAGCTTTCATCTAATTATAGTAAAACATCTACTAACCAATCATTTAAAAAATACTCTATTAGTATGATTGATGGTGAAGAGGTTATTAGAAGTTCTCAAATTCACGTAGGATGTCTTTATCTTCCGTTAATTATTATGGGTATAGGATTAATGATTGGAGTTATGACAATAATAGCTTCAATATATTATGGCGCTTTTGGACCTATTGTAATTTTTAGTTTCTTAAATATCTTCACTATTGTAGGTTTAATCTGGTTTATAATCAGATTTTATGGTTATAAAACCAACGATTTAATCTTAACCAACAAAAGAGTATTTGGTAAGTGTGGTTTAATCTCTACAACACAGATGCAAAGTTCATTAAATAAAATAGACTCTGTATCTTTTAGTAATGGTTTGATTGGTAAAATTATTGGATATGGAACTGTTCAAATAACAACACAATCTTCTGTATTCAAATTCAGATATATCCGTGAAGGTCAAACACTCTACAGTGATATATTCAATCAGATTGAGATTTATGTAAAAGAAAAAGTAGAAGAAAATGCAAAAGCTATTGCTCGTGCAATTAAAAATGAATAA
- a CDS encoding DUF2119 domain-containing protein, with translation MSFFKYIDNGEGPTKLFIGGLHGNEGVTSLKFIKRIKDENLSCGQFYFYNFDKTPYISTIDKKYYESEIGKKVLELINYHKPDFYTELHCYNLKNYVKLTSMERYKKTGIPPLIKLGNHVLVSSVSPLIRMTYFSTETVCKTLEFPCFEKLNPQIIDEYGFNKDLAIETYEELLNLILSSSSRKHFENEMLKKYKSQVYTAMEYAQKVFGKDFPPY, from the coding sequence ATGTCTTTTTTTAAATATATTGACAATGGTGAGGGCCCAACTAAACTATTTATCGGCGGTCTTCACGGCAATGAAGGTGTAACTTCATTAAAATTCATCAAAAGAATTAAAGATGAAAACTTATCCTGCGGACAATTCTATTTTTATAATTTTGATAAAACTCCATATATTTCAACTATTGATAAAAAATATTATGAATCTGAAATCGGAAAGAAAGTTTTGGAGTTAATTAACTATCACAAACCTGATTTTTACACAGAACTTCACTGTTATAATCTTAAAAATTATGTTAAACTCACTTCAATGGAGCGATATAAAAAAACAGGAATTCCACCACTTATTAAATTAGGAAATCATGTTTTAGTCTCATCAGTATCTCCTTTGATTAGAATGACATATTTTTCAACTGAAACTGTATGTAAAACACTTGAGTTTCCATGCTTTGAAAAATTAAACCCTCAAATTATTGATGAGTATGGTTTTAATAAGGATTTAGCTATTGAAACTTATGAAGAACTTCTTAATTTGATTTTATCTTCCTCATCAAGAAAACACTTTGAAAATGAGATGCTAAAAAAATACAAAAGTCAGGTTTACACAGCCATGGAATATGCTCAAAAAGTATTTGGTAAGGATTTCCCACCTTATTAA
- the ahcY gene encoding adenosylhomocysteinase has protein sequence MSKVKDMSLAPEGVRKIEWVQKHMPVLENIKQEYLETQPFKGITIGSCLHLEPKTINLGLTLMAGGAEVAMTGCNPLSTHDDAVAGAADLGLNVYGWREQDDEEYYQTINMVLDHKPDIIIDDGADMIMVLHNERKELLSHIKGACEETTTGVHRLEAMHADGALKFPVIAVNDAYTKYLFDNRYGTGQSSFDAIMGTTNMVIAGKTVTICGYGWCGRGLALRAAGLGADVIVTEVDPIRALEARMDGYRVMTIREAVKQSDLIVTVTGNADIISGDDFKYMKDGCMLANSGHFNVEINRPDLEAISTGVKEVRESIEEFTTKDGRKIYLLADGRLVNLSAARGQGHPAEIMDMSFAVQALSAKHILENDLPVGVTKAPDAIDYNVASMKLEAMGIEIDSLTQKQKDYMSNWQEGT, from the coding sequence ATGAGTAAAGTTAAAGATATGTCCTTAGCACCTGAAGGTGTAAGAAAGATTGAATGGGTTCAAAAACACATGCCTGTTTTAGAAAACATTAAACAAGAATATTTAGAAACTCAACCTTTCAAAGGAATCACTATTGGTTCATGTTTACACTTAGAACCTAAAACTATTAATTTAGGTTTAACTTTAATGGCTGGTGGAGCTGAAGTTGCAATGACTGGTTGTAACCCATTATCCACTCATGATGATGCAGTTGCTGGAGCAGCTGACCTTGGTTTGAATGTGTACGGGTGGAGAGAACAAGACGACGAAGAATACTATCAAACCATTAATATGGTACTTGACCATAAACCAGACATAATCATTGACGATGGAGCAGATATGATTATGGTTCTTCACAATGAAAGAAAAGAATTATTATCTCATATTAAAGGAGCATGTGAAGAAACCACTACTGGTGTACACAGATTAGAAGCAATGCACGCTGACGGAGCATTAAAATTCCCAGTAATTGCTGTAAATGATGCTTACACTAAATACTTATTTGATAACCGTTACGGAACTGGTCAATCAAGTTTCGATGCTATTATGGGAACTACCAACATGGTTATTGCTGGTAAAACCGTAACCATCTGTGGATATGGATGGTGTGGAAGAGGACTTGCTCTTAGAGCAGCAGGTCTTGGTGCTGATGTTATTGTAACTGAAGTTGATCCAATCAGAGCACTTGAAGCAAGAATGGATGGATACAGAGTAATGACTATCCGTGAAGCTGTAAAACAATCTGACTTAATCGTTACTGTAACTGGTAATGCTGATATTATCTCTGGTGATGATTTCAAATACATGAAAGATGGATGTATGCTTGCAAACTCCGGACACTTCAACGTAGAAATCAACAGACCTGACTTAGAAGCTATTTCAACTGGTGTTAAAGAAGTACGTGAAAGTATTGAAGAATTCACTACTAAAGACGGACGTAAAATCTACTTGCTTGCTGACGGTCGTTTAGTAAACTTATCTGCAGCACGTGGACAAGGACACCCTGCTGAAATTATGGACATGAGTTTTGCTGTACAAGCATTATCTGCAAAACACATCTTAGAAAACGATTTGCCTGTTGGTGTAACTAAAGCACCAGATGCAATCGATTACAATGTTGCTTCTATGAAATTAGAGGCTATGGGTATTGAAATTGACTCATTAACTCAAAAACAAAAAGATTACATGTCTAACTGGCAAGAAGGAACATAA
- a CDS encoding C-GCAxxG-C-C family protein, giving the protein MTHVEKSLELFKSDFNCSQSVFATFSEELGLSEKQALKIGGCFGSGMRKGEVCGACTGALMALGLKYGHNEIGDTENKLLTNDKCVQFLDEFKAENGSYLCNELLKCDITTKEGVEYAKENNLFNEFCPNMVASAVKIVEKILNE; this is encoded by the coding sequence ATGACACACGTTGAAAAATCATTAGAATTATTTAAATCAGATTTTAATTGTTCACAATCAGTATTTGCAACATTCAGTGAAGAATTAGGACTTAGTGAAAAACAGGCTCTTAAAATTGGAGGATGTTTTGGTAGTGGAATGAGAAAAGGAGAAGTATGCGGAGCATGTACTGGTGCTCTAATGGCATTAGGATTAAAATACGGACACAACGAAATTGGAGATACTGAAAACAAATTACTTACCAATGATAAATGTGTTCAATTCTTAGATGAATTTAAAGCTGAAAATGGGTCATATCTCTGTAATGAATTATTAAAATGTGACATTACCACCAAAGAAGGTGTGGAATATGCAAAAGAAAATAATTTATTTAATGAATTTTGCCCAAATATGGTTGCTTCAGCAGTGAAAATTGTTGAAAAAATCCTCAACGAATAA